A window from Symbiopectobacterium purcellii encodes these proteins:
- a CDS encoding DeoR/GlpR family DNA-binding transcription regulator — MDIVVGQTVSDAFRVSGDRVKGQSRLDQIMDYLKSHNLVTVDELVAVIDASPATIRRDLIKLDEQGVISRSHGGVTLNRFIPLQPTTNEKLHRNLAEKQAIARYAASLVQPGDAVVLDAGTTMLELARNLTHLPLRVITADLQIALFLSEFKQIEVTIIGGRIDDSSQSCIGEHGRRLLRSIYPDIAFISCNSWSMEKGITTPTEEKAGVKQDLGMNASRRVLLADSSKYGAYSLFCVTPLTALTDIVTDSALAPETQQLLHAQPVQLHLV, encoded by the coding sequence ATGGACATCGTTGTGGGGCAAACAGTGAGTGATGCTTTCCGCGTTAGCGGAGATAGAGTAAAAGGGCAGAGCCGTCTCGATCAGATTATGGATTATTTGAAAAGCCATAATCTGGTGACGGTAGACGAACTGGTTGCCGTGATCGACGCCTCGCCAGCGACGATCCGCCGCGATCTCATCAAGCTTGATGAACAGGGCGTGATCAGCCGCAGCCATGGCGGCGTCACGCTCAACCGTTTTATTCCCTTGCAGCCGACCACCAACGAGAAGCTGCATCGCAATCTGGCAGAAAAGCAGGCGATTGCCCGCTACGCGGCGTCACTGGTGCAACCGGGTGATGCCGTGGTGCTGGATGCGGGCACCACCATGCTCGAACTGGCGCGTAACCTGACGCACCTGCCGCTGCGAGTGATCACGGCGGATTTGCAGATTGCGCTGTTCTTGTCGGAATTCAAGCAGATCGAAGTGACCATTATCGGTGGCCGCATTGATGACAGCAGCCAGTCCTGTATTGGCGAGCACGGTCGCCGCCTGTTACGCAGCATTTACCCGGATATTGCCTTTATCAGCTGCAACTCATGGAGTATGGAAAAAGGCATCACCACGCCAACCGAAGAGAAAGCGGGGGTGAAACAGGATCTGGGCATGAATGCCAGCCGCCGTGTGTTGCTGGCCGACAGCAGCAAGTACGGTGCCTATTCGCTGTTTTGCGTTACGCCGCTCACGGCACTGACCGACATCGTCACCGACAGTGCGCTGGCGCCGGAGACGCAACAACTGCTGCACGCACAGCCAGTGCAACTGCATTTGGTATAA
- a CDS encoding D-threonate 4-phosphate dehydrogenase has protein sequence MSKIIAITMGDPAGIGPEIIIKSLDEGELSGASAVVVGCVQTLRRILALNIVPQVELNVIDEPAQARFAPGIINIIDEPLADPQGLIPGVVQAQAGDLAYRCIKKATALAMAGEVQAIATAPLNKEAMHSAGHIYPGHTELLAKLTNSRDYAMVLYTEKLKVIHVTTHIALRKFLDTLNRDRVETVIGMADTFLKRVGYTTPRIAVAGVNPHAGENGLFGDEEITIVGPSVEAMKAKGLDVYGPCAPDTVYLQAYEGQYDMVVAMYHDQGHIPLKLLGFYDGVNLTAGLPFIRTSADHGTAFDIAWTGKAKSESMAISIQLAMQLA, from the coding sequence GTGAGTAAAATTATTGCAATAACCATGGGTGATCCGGCGGGTATCGGTCCTGAGATTATTATTAAATCCCTGGATGAAGGAGAATTGTCTGGCGCATCTGCCGTGGTGGTAGGCTGCGTACAAACGCTGCGTCGCATCCTTGCGCTGAACATTGTGCCGCAGGTTGAGCTGAATGTTATTGATGAGCCAGCTCAGGCGCGCTTTGCCCCCGGCATTATTAATATCATCGATGAGCCGCTGGCTGACCCGCAGGGGCTCATCCCGGGCGTGGTGCAGGCGCAGGCAGGGGATCTGGCCTATCGCTGCATTAAAAAAGCCACGGCGTTGGCGATGGCGGGGGAGGTTCAGGCGATTGCCACTGCGCCGCTGAACAAGGAAGCGATGCACTCTGCGGGGCACATTTACCCTGGGCATACCGAACTGCTGGCGAAGCTGACCAACAGCCGGGATTACGCCATGGTGCTGTATACCGAAAAACTAAAAGTCATTCATGTGACAACGCACATTGCATTGCGCAAATTCCTGGATACCCTAAACCGCGACCGTGTAGAAACCGTCATCGGTATGGCGGATACGTTCCTGAAACGTGTGGGTTACACTACACCGCGTATCGCTGTCGCTGGGGTTAACCCGCATGCAGGGGAGAACGGCTTGTTCGGTGATGAAGAAATCACCATTGTCGGCCCTTCCGTTGAAGCGATGAAGGCAAAAGGGTTGGACGTTTACGGGCCTTGCGCGCCGGATACCGTCTATCTGCAAGCCTATGAAGGGCAATATGACATGGTGGTGGCGATGTATCACGATCAGGGCCATATTCCGCTCAAGCTGCTGGGCTTTTACGATGGGGTGAATTTAACCGCAGGCTTGCCGTTTATTCGCACCTCGGCCGATCACGGTACGGCATTTGATATCGCCTGGACAGGTAAAGCGAAGTCTGAGAGCATGGCTATCTCGATTCAACTCGCCATGCAGCTTGCCTGA
- the dtnK gene encoding D-threonate kinase, with the protein MPQRQDVSLEFTAPQVLVVADDFTGANDAGVGLALQQAQVNVILELDALTTGALHEVTVINTDSRAQAAQDAALRVVHAVTRWREAGGNGWVFKKIDSTLRGNLGAEIAAALTASGAEMALISPAVPALGRITRDGNVWVNGTLLTETEFASDPKTPVRSAEIAERIAEQSALTTATLTVSENNHFALAETLLHLREAGIKGVIIYAETPQTLALIVAAAQTLPVKPLLVGAAGLSEALAQALRFTPPPRPALLAVVGSMSEMTQKQIAAVSALSQVMLLDVDIRPLLTPAGTTLAQDTARTAAAALLAGRHCLIRTCRDEQQRHEIAQLCQQHGLSRQQLGERISDFLGEMARCTVTLCRPAGLYLSGGDVAIAVAAALGATGFHIKGQLASCVPWGRFIDSIVGDIPVMTKAGGFGDEATLHHVLRFIEERVSE; encoded by the coding sequence ATGCCACAGCGGCAAGATGTCAGCCTGGAATTTACAGCTCCCCAGGTGTTGGTCGTCGCGGATGATTTTACTGGCGCTAACGATGCTGGGGTTGGACTGGCGCTTCAGCAGGCACAGGTCAATGTGATTCTGGAGTTGGACGCATTGACGACGGGAGCGTTGCATGAGGTGACGGTCATCAATACCGACAGCCGTGCGCAGGCAGCGCAAGACGCCGCACTGCGCGTGGTGCACGCCGTGACACGCTGGCGTGAAGCGGGCGGCAACGGGTGGGTATTCAAGAAGATCGACTCCACGCTGCGCGGCAACCTCGGCGCAGAGATCGCGGCGGCCTTGACTGCCAGCGGCGCTGAAATGGCGTTGATTTCACCCGCTGTCCCTGCGCTCGGACGCATCACGCGTGATGGCAACGTGTGGGTCAACGGAACATTGCTGACCGAAACCGAATTTGCCAGCGATCCGAAAACGCCGGTACGCAGCGCAGAGATTGCCGAACGTATCGCCGAACAAAGTGCCTTGACCACGGCCACATTAACCGTGAGTGAAAATAATCATTTTGCGCTCGCTGAAACGCTGCTGCATCTGCGCGAGGCGGGTATCAAGGGCGTGATTATTTACGCTGAGACGCCGCAGACGTTGGCACTGATCGTGGCGGCAGCGCAGACGTTGCCGGTGAAACCGTTATTGGTTGGTGCAGCTGGCTTGAGTGAGGCGCTGGCTCAGGCTCTGCGTTTCACGCCGCCACCACGGCCCGCGTTGCTGGCAGTGGTGGGGTCGATGAGCGAAATGACGCAAAAGCAGATCGCTGCGGTGAGCGCGCTATCGCAGGTGATGCTGCTTGATGTGGATATTCGGCCTTTGCTTACGCCTGCGGGAACCACATTGGCGCAAGACACCGCGCGCACCGCTGCCGCAGCGCTGCTGGCAGGCCGACATTGTTTGATTCGCACCTGCCGTGATGAGCAACAGCGGCACGAGATTGCGCAGCTATGCCAACAGCACGGCCTCAGTCGCCAGCAATTGGGTGAACGGATCAGTGATTTTCTGGGAGAGATGGCCCGTTGTACGGTGACATTGTGCCGTCCAGCTGGACTCTATCTCTCCGGTGGCGACGTGGCGATTGCCGTGGCCGCTGCGCTCGGTGCTACCGGGTTTCATATCAAAGGACAGCTTGCGTCCTGTGTACCTTGGGGACGCTTCATCGACAGCATCGTCGGCGATATCCCTGTCATGACTAAAGCAGGCGGCTTCGGTGATGAAGCCACCTTGCATCACGTTTTACGCTTTATTGAGGAGAGAGTGAGTGAGTAA
- a CDS encoding iron-containing alcohol dehydrogenase produces MNINSTIISGSQAINDIRYLLTSCQHVLFVTDRNIVQQPGVQALLNQVKACVPAITLIDNVPPEPSQHDVARILEALPNARTELVIGVGGGSVLDVAKLLCLLCVGDDAVSLDTLLAGEKPTRRTASLLIPTTAGTGSEATPNAILAIPEKATKVGIITPVMLPDYVALVPELTTSMPSHIAASTGIDALCHLIECFTATIANPVGDNYALIGLKKLFANIELSIREPENLEARLNMLWASYYGGAAIAHAGTHLVHAMSYPLGGKYHIPHGVANAILLAPCMRFVRPAAEAKFAQAYDLLPDANLSLSVTEKSHALVTYFTDLVQRLALPSSLQQLGIEKTHLPDLVEGALQVQRLMKNVPATVKADDVRDIYLTLF; encoded by the coding sequence ATGAACATCAATAGCACTATCATCAGCGGCAGCCAGGCCATTAACGATATCCGCTACCTATTAACCTCATGCCAGCACGTTCTGTTCGTGACTGACCGCAATATCGTGCAGCAACCCGGTGTGCAGGCGCTGCTCAACCAGGTTAAAGCGTGCGTGCCGGCCATCACCCTGATTGATAATGTGCCGCCGGAGCCGAGCCAGCACGATGTTGCCCGTATTCTGGAAGCGCTGCCCAACGCTCGCACGGAACTGGTGATTGGCGTAGGCGGCGGCAGCGTATTGGACGTGGCCAAACTGCTGTGTCTGCTGTGCGTCGGTGATGACGCCGTCTCTCTTGATACCTTGCTGGCCGGTGAAAAACCGACGCGCCGCACCGCCTCCTTATTGATCCCGACGACGGCAGGCACCGGTTCTGAAGCCACGCCGAACGCCATTCTGGCGATCCCTGAGAAAGCCACCAAGGTGGGCATCATCACACCGGTAATGCTGCCAGACTATGTTGCCCTGGTGCCGGAACTGACCACCAGCATGCCGTCGCATATTGCGGCGTCCACCGGTATCGATGCGCTGTGTCATCTGATCGAATGCTTCACCGCGACCATCGCCAACCCGGTGGGTGATAACTACGCGCTGATCGGTTTGAAAAAGCTGTTTGCCAATATCGAGCTATCCATCCGTGAACCCGAGAATCTGGAAGCACGACTGAACATGCTGTGGGCTTCCTACTACGGCGGTGCCGCTATTGCTCACGCAGGCACACATCTGGTGCACGCCATGTCTTACCCGCTCGGCGGCAAGTATCACATTCCCCACGGCGTGGCGAATGCCATTTTGCTGGCCCCCTGCATGCGCTTTGTGCGCCCGGCGGCGGAAGCGAAATTCGCGCAAGCTTATGACCTGCTGCCCGACGCCAACCTGTCGCTCTCCGTCACGGAGAAATCGCACGCACTGGTCACCTATTTCACCGATCTGGTACAGCGCCTGGCGCTGCCCAGCTCACTGCAACAATTAGGTATCGAAAAAACGCATTTGCCCGATCTGGTCGAAGGGGCTTTGCAGGTTCAGCGTCTTATGAAAAACGTGCCCGCCACGGTGAAGGCGGACGACGTGCGCGATATTTATCTGACGCTGTTCTGA